The window AAGAATAGCTGTTTTCGGTGCACCTCCGTTAGGATGCCTGCCATCACAGAGAAGCTTAGCAGGAGGGATACAAAGAGAGTGTGCTGAGAAGCTCAACGAAGCAGCCAAGTTATTCAACACTCAGCTCTCGTCTGGATTGGATTCTCTCAACACCAACTTTCCCCTTGCAAAGTTTGTGTATGTTGATATTTATAACCCCTTGCTTgatatcatccaaaaccctcAAAAATCAGGTAATacctcttgttttcttttgtcacttttttcttctttttgttgttttgttttcagttttctgatgtaaaattttatccttttaGTTCTTGAATCtggggttttatttatttattttttattatttttttcaggACTTGAGGTAGCGAATAAAGGATGCTGTGGCACGGGGACGATAGAGTCTGTAGTACTATGCAACCGATTTAATCCCTTTACTTGTAAAGATGTGACAAAGTACGTATTTTGGGACAGTTACCATCCTACAGAAAAAGTGTACAAGATTCTAAGTCGCGGGGTCATCCAGAAATACCTGGGCAGCTTCCTCTGATCAGATCCACCTTGATGAAACCTCTTTCACCAACAGCCCATATGCCAACCTCCACTGCCTTAATTATTTCTAATGCTAGAGttaattttcatctattttatgCAATAATCTCAGTTAAAAGATTACTATAGTTGTCATTTTCATACAAAGTCTTGTATTCAAAACACCTAAAGACCAAATGGAAGGTGTTGTAATGGAAAGGTTACACAATTAATCccacaagatttttattttcaaggatttcaattttaatgtattttgcATTTGGtcctttcatatttaaaaagtaaCACTTTATCCTACGACTTGTTGAATGTGAAAGCTAACTCTTTCACACTCATTGCTAGCAACTTCTTGCTCTCAATTAtaaattcttcataaaattataaatgtaattATTCTTTTTTGCACTTTGATATGAGTATTAGTTCGAATTTTAGGTATAATCAATTTTGAATTGACAATTTTGTaatgaaatttctaaaatattttcgaAACATGACAATCACCtgatttgatttttgattttagAGAGATGTTTATATGGTTATTTGTGATTTTCGCATGTAATTGGAAAGCGTGACAACTTCAAATTTGGACGAAGTGtgtttttctttgcatttcaaTCTTGTTTTTCACTTAACAAATTGATCATTAACTTTTTAACAAGTCTAAGGAACAAAATATAGAGTTTTGAATGTAAAGGTGGTAAATCGTAGAACAcggtaaaaattaaaagtgttaAGTATATTTAACCATATTTTCAAATAGTGATGCTTCATAAATTCGTAAGTCACGGTTACTAAATATTTTCATCCCGTGTATATGAAAGATGTTTTAATGTTGCTAGTTCAATTGGCTCTCTCATAGACTTAATACCTCAAAATGCAAATTAGGTAAAATGAACCATATTTGCAATGTTTCTCCCATTTGGGGCcataataaaagaagaaaaagaggcaTTAGTTCCTTGTCAAAGATTATAAATAACTTCTATAAAAGAGGCAAAAACTCTTACCAACTTGTATTGAAagagtaataaattaaaaaaccattcAAAAATATAGAggtataaaaaattttactatctctgattttaaaatttctaaaaatgaattttaaaaacaaaacaaatttatatatatatatatatatattacaaaatgttctatctttatataattttttttttattttaaaagtaaaaaacatgAAAGGCATCCAAAGGGGGGTTTGGTTCCACTAGGAAATAGATCatatttaagtttatatattcCTCGTATATACAACGATGCatcttaaattttcatctatggatCGGAATAAATTGTTGAGAATCAGAAACTTTTGTTAATAGCTCTAAATTTGAAGCCCTATTTTTGGAATTGTTGGAATAACTTGACTGGCTTTGTTCTCAAAGAAAAAGTTATGTACCAAGTTTCTACAGAAGAAAATTCCATCTTATTGGAGTTTGAGACCAAAATAGtgtttttgaaggaaaaaataataaaaatatataaatatcttcttaaaatatttacccatttaatatttgtaatcacatgtttatttacattattttttttctcttgttttgaGTGTAAAAAATCACAATTGGTGATTGGATTTTGaaacgaaaaaaataaaaaaaaattgaacttgatCCTGTAAAGACTTAttactttgacaaatatttttaacacaagtttagattgaaaatttatctttcattatatatatatatatatatatatatatatatatatatatataaagttattttGATCCGAAACTCATCCAATGCTTAGTACTTgccaaataattatttaatccCACAACAATTGGGACTTGCCAACATTATAAAATTTCCAAAGACTTAAAAGATGCATGAACATGTTAGGTTGATTGATCAactctcattattattttttagcttGAGAAAGGTTCAGGGTTTTGAAGGTTGTTAGGTTTATTAAAGAGCCATGTTCAACCTTGCAGAATATGGTTGACGGTTGATTAATTATCTAGTCTAATATGTCCTGCTGTAATGCAGGTTTCACATTTTGCATAATTGCATGTCAGGACGtactaaataaatattaaatattaaatattaaacattaaacattaaacattaaacattttttgggtGCTTACCCTATAGGTGAAGTACTAGTCACTGAAAATCTACACCTGTCACTGAAAGTCTACACCTCGGTTCATATTCATCATAATTGCTGGTCCATGTGAGAAGTTGGCAAGGTGGCCAAGGCATTGAAGTGGGAATGAGTGGAGGTTTCAGGTTTGATCAcatgaaaaggaaaattgttCAATTCTTGTCAAAATAATggtaataaataaagaaattaccaaaagaaaaagaaaatgaaggttCATTCCGGTCTTTAGTCCAAACAAGAAGGCAGGTTGAATATTCAAGAATCAAGATGTTGGGTTAGCTACAAATTTAGAGTGTTAAGCCCTAGCAATGGAATGGATTAAAGTCTATTTTCCGACCTTTATCTTATTATGAGTTATGATTTATCATCAGTTGTGATTCTATTTTTAGGGGATGTTTCATATATTGGAATGAGGGGAGTGTGAATagatatctcatttttctttctttattttcgtgtttgaataatttaaataattatgggAATGAAATCAAAAGCAattctaatgaaaataaaatctcaCTTAAAAGGGGgatttcaattaattctaaCATGGGGTATTTTGATTCCTTAgtataaagttatttttaaaaattaaaaagctaaaacttttttaaataagttaaaataattttttttttattttgattttgtaaagaacataaattataaatttaatttatataatgtaaactaaatttaatttaggtcttattacaaataaaaataattttttaattacaaataaatcatttttaataaaacatgaatattaataatataataaaatcataaattatatttttttataaatattattaaatatagttattaacattaattggtttattttgttaaaaataaataataattatttaaaattaataattgctaatactattatattttaaatatatataaaaataaataaattttaattttttaaggtataaatgagtcaaaaaatttattatatgcatatatttattactaagtaattaattaagaagttgatattatgaattattttattttatttataattaattaatctgttttttgaatttcaaattattcttaaaaattacaagatttattaaataatttaaagttaattatgtttattattttttatagtcattagatttatatatatatattttaagttttaaattattcaacttattaataaattcaataaaaattttaactcaATCTAAAATTCCTTTTCtctaatataagaaaattagaagaatagttctatatttaaaaaaaaaattattttaaagaagaacaacaaaatagtggtatagatttttaaaaacaattttatttttaaatcacacatccaaataaatttttatattcctATTGAAGAAGGAATATAAATGAAGTCCTGTGTACCAAACACTCCCTCCTAGCCCCAAGGCTGACAGCTATGGGAGGCAGAAGGAACTCGTTTAGCTTTGTAGaatttttatgttaaatgaGGGGGTTGTCATGCTGATTATTGAAGGTCCAGGCTCCATTGAATAAAGACACCATTATTTCTAATGTTTTAAATGTGGGGGTTTGCCAGCAGCCTTTGTTAATTTATGGGTGTTCATTGATACCAAacaattttaaatcatcaataaagaAACCATCCATACCTCTGTCTTGTTCAAACTTTTCCTGCACTCCACTCAAGTTGATGATTGTTATAATGGAAATAATTAGCATTGCTCATCCAACAAGGGCTAACTTAACCATCTTGAGGTACATAGTGAATCTTGATTCACCCCATACAACACACCTATCTGAGTCCTTGCCTCCTCTCGAGACTTATAAAGGTTTTCAACCATATATGACCTTACGCACCAACGACCATTTTCATAGTAGTGGTATTATTGCATAATAGTTGATAGAAAGGGTTGCTTTTCTTGTGTACGTGGCTCAATAACTGCACAACACTCGATCCCTTAAAAGATGATGAAATTTGGGTGATTAAAAATGTGATGCTTAAATGAAAGGCTagtttccaattttaattttggcCGGCGTGAGAGCTGGTGAAGTCGGATTTGCTTGCGGTTGGGCCACAAAGCTCGTGGGTGATCATTTAAGCCAAATAAACCAAACCCGTCACGGCTGCAGGGTTCTTAGTTCTTCTTGTTATTTAGCTACCTAGCTGTCCGTTCCGTATGATTGATTCATACGTAATTACGATGCTTTACCCAGTCCACCTGGATCGTGACGTTAAGCCAATTTGGTACGTACCCAGAATTAATATTTTCACCCACGCGTCTCCTTCGATGTTGAgtcagcattttttttttcccatcgaATGGTCGAGAAGTCCACCCACTGGACCCACAAAATCCCTGAACCAAGTATACAATCTACAAATCTAAATCAAACGGTTGAAAGGGCCACCCACTGGACCTGAAAAGCCTCCCCTTCACTCCCTTCAATGAATGAGAAATCTAAATCACAATAAAGACAtacatcattttattttatccttcATTCAGCACGCATAGCCAGGTCGTGCCTTATTAAGCTAAGGGACCCATTTTAAACTGTGCAACCTATACATAGTCTATCTGTATCTGATTAAATTCATTCACGTGGCTTCATTAAATCACGGTGAATTTTGAGATGGACCGTGTACGTGGAGGCTGGATCACCACTAGCCGAAAGAGCCTGTTCGCTGTTGCTCACTCACGGACTCAAAGATCGGTATTCACCTGTAAATGAGAGCCGGACCGGAGTCACAGTATCACACCTGCCTTACAGTTTTAAATATATGGTTTTGCATAATTGCCGTATGTATAGAAGAGGTCTCCCACCTACTTGGCAACTTGGCTGCACGATATTAACCCCTTCTTCACCAACATTGAACAACTTTACACAAAAGCTACTGTAGTAAGTATCTTGGTTGATTACtctaatattcaaatatttttggacCCTCCGATATTTCCAATACacgtttttgtttttataattttccaacACATGAAAATAGAAAGGTGTGATGTCCCACGTCGGATATGGGAGAATGTTTCTGGCACTATATATGTaagctcctcttaaccaagtaaacgcgttttaaagccgtgagggttTATTTGGGTCtaaagcagacaatatctacacgattgaGAGCGGGTCGttataaatggtatcagagtcgatccCCGACCTCAGTGTGGGAGTTTGTTTAGTTCCGTaagggtgtttgtctatttgaccTTGCAATACCATGTGACATaatgaggacgttgtgtctgcatgggggtgggggggggggggggatttgtgatatctcacatcggataggggagaatgttcctagcgctatatatgtaaagacttctcttaaccaagtaaacgcattttaaagccgtgagggcccctttgggctGAGAGAATGTTCTTGGcgttatatatgtagagactcttCTTAACCAAgtaaacgcgttttaaagccgtgttCTTGGCGCTATATATATaaagactcctcttaaccaagtaaacgcgttttaaagccgtgagggcccctttgggcgGGGAGAATGTTCTTGGCGTTATATATGTAAAAACTCCTCTTAActaagtagacgcgttttaaagccgtgaaggTCCCCTTTGAGCCTAAaacagacaatatctacacgattgggAGCGAGtggttacaaatggtatcataGCCGATCCCCAACCCagatgtgggggtttgtttggttccgtaaggggtgtttatCTATTTGACTctacaatcccatgggacacaacaaggacgttgtgtctgcatggggggggtTTGTGATATTCCACATCGGATAGAGAATAATGTTCTTGAtattatatatgtagaggcccctcttaatcaagtagacgcgttttaaaatCATGATGGCCCATTTGGGCCCAAAGTTgataatatctatatggttgggAGTGTGTCCTTTATAAGGTCAGTCATTACCTCGTGTTTCCTTGTTCCCTATAACACAAAAATGAAAAGTCTTTACCCATATACTATGGAATGGTTTATTAATGGCCAGATATTTCATTTCTTGCGTGTAGAAAACGACAAAATCAGGATCACAAGCTAGATCTTTATATACGAGGCCGGGGACGAGAGCATAGAATGCAGAAGTGACCACTTTTTCCATATCTTTTCTTATAGCGTGGAGAAACACAACAGAACTTTCCAAGCCCAGTGGTGTTTCTTACTATGGAAGTGTTGTCATCTTCTGCgattattgttttctttctttctgcttttattattttatgtaccACAGAAGCTCTCGTAAAGCTACCGAGGAACGAAACAATTCCGGCAGTGCTAGTTTTCGGGGATTCGATAGTGGATCCGGGCAATAACAACAATCTTATTACTGTGGTTAAGTGCAATTTTCCACCGTATGGGAGGGACTTCGTGGGAGGATCTCCAACTGGAAGATTTAGCAATGGCAAAATTCCGCCTGACTTCATTGGTACGTCCTGTCTGTTTTTACGTGGCCTTATATTTCATAATATGGAAGTATTTTGTTTCCTGATATCATGTAATGTTTTGCAAAATGAGAAATATTCATATTTGGTAtgttttgaaaaaggaaatacgCAAAGCCACTCCGCTATCGAACGTGTTTTGTTTCAAACCatgtttgagaaaataaaggataCCCAATACAGGCTTGGAGCTCATGATCATGATAAGTccagttctttttttttttttttttttaatgcagaACGAAGGCCAATAGGATCTTTCAGTTGATTGATCCAATGCTCTTCTCAATAGAGTTGACTGGTTTGAGTAGTTGGGCCGACCTGACATTAGTGATGGTGATCTTCATAATTTCCCAACCGGTTAAGTACATTAATAGTGATGGTGTTTGGTGAAccatttaataaacaaattaatacatttactaatatatcttaaaattgaaaataattttgataaattaatttaatgatttaaacccaatttcattaaaaatcatattaatttttaaatattagattttgtCAAACAGCCATCTGAATTTGGGTCTAAGTTAGCATCAAGAATCCCTCAGGGTAGCCCAACCTCCTAGGAAAATCCCAGATGTTGTGAAAGAAATAATAACATTACAATTTTCCATGGAATAATTCTCGAATAAAAAACATGCTTCTTTCCTTTTGGATATGTATGGATGTTTCTCTGAAAATTTCAGCTTACTCTTGatagaacaattacaaaataattattttttatcctcAGCTGAAGAATTGGGAATCAAAGAGCTACTGCCACCATATTCTAACCCGGCTCTTCAACTTAGTGATCTACTGACCGGAGTGAGCTTCGCCTCAAGTGGCTCAGGATACGATCCTATGACACCTAAGCTTGCGGTATATAAATTTCCCTTCACATATAATTTATACTTCAAATAATGTATTGTCCATTTCTTAACTTGGTTTTCATTTTTGGGTAAAAAATCAGTCAGTTTTATCTCTGCGGGATCAATTAGAAATGTTCAAAGAATACAtaagaaagttgaaaatgatggttGGAGAAGAGAGAACAAACACCATTTTAAGCAAAAGCCTATTTCTAGTGGTAGCAGGCAGTGATGACATTGCCAATTCATACTTTGTCAGCGGTGTTCGGAAAATCCAGTATGATGTTCCGGCTTACACTGATCTCATGATCGCCTCGGCTTCTTCTTTCTTCAAGGTAATTTTAACCGCCATGCAAAAATCTGGAATCATCCCTGCTTTTCCATTTTGCAGTTCATAGCATACCATTCTTATCTTCTATTAACCAATTTGAAGGAATTGTATGGATTGGGGGCGCGAAGAATAGTTGTTGGCAGTGCACCTCCATTGGGGTGTCTGCCATCACAGAGAAGCTTAGCAG is drawn from Vitis riparia cultivar Riparia Gloire de Montpellier isolate 1030 chromosome 18, EGFV_Vit.rip_1.0, whole genome shotgun sequence and contains these coding sequences:
- the LOC117907394 gene encoding GDSL esterase/lipase EXL3-like, translating into MEVLSSSAIIVFFLSAFIILCTTEALVKLPRNETIPAVLVFGDSIVDPGNNNNLITVVKCNFPPYGRDFVGGSPTGRFSNGKIPPDFIAEELGIKELLPPYSNPALQLSDLLTGVSFASSGSGYDPMTPKLASVLSLRDQLEMFKEYIRKLKMMVGEERTNTILSKSLFLVVAGSDDIANSYFVSGVRKIQYDVPAYTDLMIASASSFFKELYGLGARRIVVGSAPPLGCLPSQRSLAGGILRECAEDHNDAAKLFNTKLSSQLDSLNANFPQGKFVYVDIYNPFLDLIQNPQKSGFEVVDKGCCGTGKIEVAVLCNPFSPFTCEDASNYVFWDSYHPTEKAYKVLIGEIIQKCVDSFF